The Spiroplasma litorale nucleotide sequence TGAATACTGAGTATGTTTATAGATTACTTGAATTAAAACCTTTTAAAGATAAATTAATTAAAAAATTGTCTTCAGGTTGAAAAAAGAAAGCTATAATGGCCAGTGTTCTAATAAGAAAACCTAAATATATCATATTTGACGAACCTACTGCAAACGTGGATGTTGAGTCTAAAATGTATTTTATGGAAATATTTAGATTATTAGCAAAAGTTGGGATAACAATACTTATAACAAGTCATATAATTGAAGAGTTGCAAGAAGTTGCAAACCATTTGGTTCTTATAAGAAGAGGCGAAATAGTTCACGATGCTAAGTTTGATAATTCAAAAGAAAAAATAATGGATGTATATAAGAAATATATGCAAAGTCCAATTAAAGATCTATCAATATTAAGAAATTTATATGCAAATCAAAAGAGGGAATCATAAGATGGAAAAATTAGAAAAAGAAACTAAGACAAATAGCAAAAATTATATTTCTTCTTATAAAAATTTTAATAATCTTTATTGAATAAATCTAAAGATATCTTTAAAAGCTACAAGTATTATTACAGCTGGAGTTATAACTTCGTTTAGTATATTTTTATTATTAATTGTAGAATTTGCATCTGGATATTCAGTTCAAAAAAGTTATGCTTCTTATAGAGATGTAGTTTATATTTTTATAACTGCAATTGTTATTGTTAATGCTATGGTTATTTCATTTTATTTATATAAAACACAAAACAGAACCGGTATTCAAGCAATTGAACTTAGAGCGGGTTATACTGTATTTAAATCGTTTATAATAAGACAATTAGTTCAATTGACAATTATAGTTGTTTACTTACTACCTTTATTTTTATTATCAGTACCAATGATGTTTATTTTTAATATGGATTCAAAGTTTTATTTTGGTACATTATTTTCACAACTATTTTTTATTATTTTTCTAGGAATATTTTCCTCTCTGATAATTAACGCAATTGTACTTAGTTTCAAAACTGCAATGGCAGCTTGTTTATCAACTATTTTTATGATTTTTTGTTCAATAACTCCGTTTGTTTACAACTTAGCAACTTCTGTTGGAAATCTTTCAAGTGGAGAAAAACAAAAAGTACCTTTAATAAATTTAAAATTTAAATCAGGATCAGACTTTTATAATAATTTTAAAAACGATGCGAATTTGAGCAGTGTTTTTGATGACAATACACCTGAAAATAAATCAAAAACATTAGATAATTTAAATGAAAACTATAATAAAGCTGCAGATAGTTTGGCAAAAATAAATCCAAGTAATAACAGATTTAAAAATAACGATTTAAAAACATGAAGAGTTTCAGATAATAATCAACTTTATACATATGCTTTAAAAAAAGGTGAAATAATGTATAACTATATGCTTGGAGAAGATCAATTAACAGAATGAAATTTATTAAGTAATACATCATTTGGTAAATTACTAATAGATATAAATGAAACTTTTTTTAAAGAAGATATTTACTCAAATTTAGTAAAAGAATTTAAATCTGTTACACCAAACATATATAAAAGATCTTATAATATGGGTCAAGATTCTAATAAAATAAATGTTACCTTAAATAATTTTATTAAAGAAATAGATAAAACATTACCACAATATAGTGGTTTGGTAAATTACATAAATAAATTCTATTTAGCAAATTATGATTATCTTATTTTAGATAATAAAACACTAATAGATACTATTAGCAATGATTCAATTTATAATGAGTCATCATGAGGAAAAGAAT carries:
- a CDS encoding ABC transporter ATP-binding protein, producing MIEIKEVSRKIGNFSLKKVSFNINNGDVIAFVGDNGAGKTTTIKALFGELKIDSGSILIDGENLFKNNNLRKVAFFPDSNNVPLNMKLSDYLRYICAANDLSKEETELNTEYVYRLLELKPFKDKLIKKLSSGWKKKAIMASVLIRKPKYIIFDEPTANVDVESKMYFMEIFRLLAKVGITILITSHIIEELQEVANHLVLIRRGEIVHDAKFDNSKEKIMDVYKKYMQSPIKDLSILRNLYANQKRES